atgtgctacgaccgctacgtgtccatctgcaaacccctgcactacgggaccctcctgggcagcagagcttgtgcccacatggcagcagctgcctgggccagcgCCTTTCTCAATGCACTGCTtcacacggccaatacattttccctgcccctgtgccatggcaatgccctgggccagttcttctgtgaaatcccacagatcctcaagctctcctgctccaaatcctatcTCAGGGAACTGGGTCTTCTTGCTGTTAGCGTGTGTGCagcatttggctgttttgtgtacattgttttctcctatgtgcagatcttcagggccgtgctgaggatcccctctgagcagggacggcacaaagccttttccacctgcctccctcacctggccgtggtctctctgttcctcagcactggcacaatttcctacctgaagcccccctccatctcctccccatccctggatctgtccctctcagttctgtactcggtggtgcctccagccctgaaccccctcatctacagcctgaggaaccaggagctcaaggctgcagtgtggacactgatgactggatggtttcggaaacattaaactgctggccaatttctgcaaatcacttgtaataaaagtcatctttgatacttcttgttggtttcattttggaggttc
This Anomalospiza imberbis isolate Cuckoo-Finch-1a 21T00152 unplaced genomic scaffold, ASM3175350v1 scaffold_80, whole genome shotgun sequence DNA region includes the following protein-coding sequences:
- the LOC137467818 gene encoding olfactory receptor 14J1-like, whose product is MSNSSSISHFLLLALADTRQLQLLHFCLFLGISLAALLGNGLIISAVACGHHLHTPMFFFLLNLALSDLGSICTTVPKAMHNSLWDTSTISYTGCAAQLFFFMLFIGEELSLLTIMCYDRYVSICKPLHYGTLLGSRACAHMAAAAWASAFLNALLHTANTFSLPLCHGNALGQFFCEIPQILKLSCSKSYLRELGLLAVSVCAAFGCFVYIVFSYVQIFRAVLRIPSEQGRHKAFSTCLPHLAVVSLFLSTGTISYLKPPSISSPSLDLSLSVLYSVVPPALNPLIYSLRNQELKAAVWTLMTGWFRKH